In Erinaceus europaeus chromosome 10, mEriEur2.1, whole genome shotgun sequence, one DNA window encodes the following:
- the FOXB2 gene encoding forkhead box protein B2, protein MPRPGKSSYSDQKPPYSYISLTAMAIQHSAEKMLPLSDIYKFIMERFPYYREHTQRWQNSLRHNLSFNDCFIKIPRRPDQPGKGSFWALHPDCGDMFENGSFLRRRKRFKVLRADHTHLHAGGSKGASGTGPGGHLHPHHPHHPHHHHHHAAAHHHHHHHPPQPPPPPPPPHMVHYFHQQPPPAPQPPPHLQSQPPQPPAQQAPPPPPSHPGKMQEAAAVAAAAAAAAAAAVGSVGRLSQFPPYGLGSAAAAAAAAAASTSGFKHPFAIENIIGRDYKGVLQAGGLPLASVMHHLGYPVPGQLGNVVGSVWPHVGVMDSVAAAAAAAAAAGVPVGPEYGAFGMPVKALCHSASQNLPAVPVPIKPTPALPPVAALPPTLSVPPAAQQAPAPSTVCPVTPSPAASLLEPPTPSAAESKGGSLHSVLVHS, encoded by the coding sequence atGCCGCGGCCAGGGAAGAGCTCGTACAGTGACCAGAAGCCGCCTTACTCGTACATCTCGCTGACCGCCATGGCCATCCAGCACTCGGCCGAGAAGATGCTGCCGCTGAGCGATATCTACAAGTTCATCATGGAGCGCTTCCCCTACTACCGCGAGCACACGCAGCGCTGGCAGAACAGCCTGCGCCACAACCTCTCCTTCAACGACTGTTTCATCAAGATCCCGCGGCGGCCCGACCAGCCGGGCAAGGGCAGCTTCTGGGCGCTGCACCCTGACTGCGGCGACATGTTCGAGAACGGCAGCTTCCTGCGGCGCCGCAAGCGCTTCAAGGTGCTGCGCGCCGACCACACTCACCTGCACGCGGGCGGCTCCAAGGGCGCGTCCGGAACCGGGCCCGGGGGGCACCTGCACCCCCACCACCCGCACCAcccgcaccaccaccaccatcacgcCGCCgcgcaccaccaccatcaccaccacccgccccagcctccgccgccgcccccgccgccgcacATGGTGCATTATTTCCACCAGCAGCCGCCGCCCGCCCCGCAGCCGCCGCCGCACCTCCAGTCGCAGCCCCCGCAGCCCCCGGCCCAGCAGGCGCCGCCTCCGCCGCCGTCGCACCCCGGCAAGATGCAGgaggcggcggcggtggcggcggccgCTGCAGCCGCGGCAGCCGCGGCAGTGGGCAGCGTGGGCCGCCTGTCGCAGTTCCCGCCCTACGGCCTGGGGTCCGCGGCCGCCgccgcggccgccgccgccgcatcCACGTCGGGCTTCAAGCACCCGTTCGCCATTGAGAACATCATCGGCCGGGACTACAAGGGCGTGCTGCAGGCGGGTGGGCTGCCCCTGGCGTCCGTGATGCACCACCTGGGCTACCCGGTGCCCGGCCAGCTCGGCAACGTGGTGGGTTCCGTGTGGCCTCACGTCGGCGTCATGGATTCGGTGGCCGCGGCCGCGGCAGCCGCAGCGGCCGCCGGAGTCCCTGTAGGCCCAGAGTATGGGGCCTTCGGGATGCCGGTCAAGGCCCTGTGCCATTCCGCCAGCCAGAACCTGCCCGCCGTGCCGGTGCCCATCAAGCCGACTCCCGCGCTGCCGCCCGTGGCCGCGTTGCCACCGACCCTCTCAGTTCCCCCGGCAGCGCAGCAGGCGCCCGCACCGTCCACTGTGTGCCCGGTGACACCCTCGCCGGCTGCctccctgctggagcccccgaccCCCAGCGCAGCCGAGAGCAAGGGGGGCTCCCTGCACTCAGTGCTGGTGCACTCCTAG